From Paenibacillus polymyxa, the proteins below share one genomic window:
- a CDS encoding efflux RND transporter permease subunit encodes MIKYIVKKQKITLIFFGMCILLGLFNFTSLPKQEQPDVIPMTASVTTIYPGASPERIEQTITKIMEQKIKAVQGVKTISSTSSKGQSSIIIEALNDADPTKVWADLRTKVEDAQSELPEDAMQPMINDSMTSSFIGSYAITSDKVEDLYSLNELMNKWKDQLKTVPGISQVNIQGVPEQEVRVSLDTQKMQQYNLSWEQVVQAIKDENDRVPTGSMDFNERTYQLTVNASTDPSILNNVQISSNDDGFPISLKDIGTASLVFKKAASYTYVNTKPAISISVSGDIGTDVPTVSKATTAKINQLASSLPKNVHFELLFAQNDRVSDIFGNLTKEMIIAILSVIVICTLGLNLLTSAFVALAIPVSIAIGFIFLPMTGTTLNQISVIGLIIVLGILVDDAVVVNDNIERRRSEFGENATEAAIKGTKEVSLSIVTATLATVAAFAPLLFLPGNIGDFIKPIPTVISLTMLASMIMSLTIIPIFRQWYDQRRKGKERNQTVKPPGLLGHQIQSLSNVYSKNWMPKILRRPLLTALVGLMMGTAAYGLLAVVPIQLFPESDQADATISVTMPEGTSLQATNRVINEIGMWVKKQPETERLSATAGGGAPQMYSDVAGGHGSGGAVNGQLAVVGKEGLFDLQKTVDSWTHTLQAKYPSALISIRVPQLGIPVGSAVSIRMKGEDIDKLQNMTAKVKEMVAATPGAVDVTDNMGMQSYNLNFQVNPQALDKYRVSYSNLTRTLLLMGDGVNVTDFDTGKELLDINIYMNKPNDDPEVLFQQLSVTNAAKEQIPLSQLVTMKPDFSIQQIHRYDLERTVTISANANGRTATELTNDIRSKLTHTQFEPGYTWEMGGETSAQSDIFTDLGKLAIIVVFLILLLITMQFYSVSTPFIIMTTVYLAAAGGILGSFISGMPIGFMSIMGIISLAGIVVRNGIVLIEFIEDARREGAELTDAILMACSARFRPILLTSLTAIVGMIPIATIGEILFKPLATTIIFGLIFSTILTLFVVPTLYMVVAHLKLKRKQKQEKSINTDSSLTM; translated from the coding sequence ATGATTAAATATATTGTTAAAAAGCAGAAAATTACGCTTATTTTCTTTGGCATGTGCATACTGCTAGGGCTCTTCAATTTTACATCATTACCCAAACAGGAGCAGCCTGATGTTATTCCTATGACAGCTAGTGTTACAACGATCTATCCGGGTGCCTCACCTGAAAGAATCGAGCAAACCATTACTAAGATCATGGAACAGAAAATTAAAGCTGTGCAAGGTGTCAAAACGATTTCCTCTACTTCATCGAAAGGCCAATCCAGTATCATCATAGAAGCTTTGAATGATGCGGACCCGACCAAAGTATGGGCTGATCTTCGTACGAAGGTAGAGGATGCACAATCTGAGCTTCCAGAGGATGCGATGCAGCCTATGATCAATGATAGCATGACTAGCTCTTTCATTGGTTCATATGCGATTACTTCTGATAAGGTTGAGGATTTATATTCGTTAAATGAATTAATGAACAAATGGAAAGATCAATTAAAAACAGTCCCTGGTATTTCGCAGGTCAATATTCAAGGAGTACCCGAGCAAGAGGTACGAGTTAGTTTAGACACGCAAAAGATGCAACAATATAACCTCTCCTGGGAGCAGGTTGTCCAAGCGATCAAGGATGAGAATGATAGAGTACCTACAGGAAGTATGGATTTCAATGAGCGTACTTATCAGCTGACGGTAAATGCCTCAACGGACCCATCGATTCTGAATAACGTCCAGATTTCAAGCAATGACGATGGATTTCCGATATCTTTGAAGGATATAGGTACTGCCTCGCTTGTTTTTAAAAAAGCAGCTAGTTATACGTATGTGAATACCAAGCCTGCTATTTCGATCAGTGTAAGCGGGGATATAGGAACGGATGTGCCGACGGTATCCAAAGCAACAACAGCTAAAATCAATCAGCTTGCGAGCAGTTTGCCGAAGAATGTACATTTTGAACTGCTTTTTGCACAAAATGATCGAGTGAGTGATATATTTGGAAACCTGACCAAAGAGATGATTATTGCTATTTTATCGGTCATTGTGATATGTACTTTAGGTTTGAATTTGCTAACTTCTGCATTTGTAGCGTTGGCCATTCCTGTTTCCATCGCCATCGGCTTTATTTTCTTGCCCATGACAGGAACTACGCTGAATCAAATATCAGTCATCGGACTCATCATCGTGCTAGGGATATTGGTTGATGATGCGGTCGTGGTCAATGACAACATTGAACGCCGACGCTCTGAATTTGGGGAAAATGCTACGGAGGCAGCCATTAAAGGAACCAAAGAGGTATCCTTATCGATCGTTACAGCTACGCTAGCTACGGTTGCAGCATTTGCCCCGCTGTTATTCCTGCCGGGTAATATCGGAGACTTTATTAAACCGATCCCTACCGTTATTTCGTTAACCATGCTGGCTTCCATGATTATGTCGCTAACGATTATTCCTATTTTCCGCCAATGGTATGATCAACGTCGTAAAGGAAAAGAGAGGAACCAAACCGTTAAGCCACCTGGGCTTCTGGGGCATCAAATCCAGTCTCTATCCAATGTGTACTCTAAAAACTGGATGCCAAAAATACTACGGCGTCCACTTTTAACAGCGCTGGTTGGTCTTATGATGGGTACAGCCGCTTATGGACTACTTGCGGTTGTTCCCATTCAACTATTCCCAGAATCCGATCAAGCAGATGCCACCATCAGCGTAACGATGCCAGAAGGAACGTCGTTGCAGGCAACCAATCGGGTTATTAACGAGATTGGCATGTGGGTCAAAAAACAACCAGAAACAGAACGGCTGTCGGCAACGGCAGGTGGAGGAGCGCCTCAGATGTATAGCGATGTTGCAGGCGGTCACGGCTCCGGGGGAGCGGTCAACGGTCAACTTGCTGTCGTTGGAAAAGAGGGGCTATTCGATCTCCAAAAAACAGTGGATAGCTGGACTCATACGCTTCAAGCCAAATATCCATCTGCATTGATCAGCATTCGGGTTCCTCAATTAGGCATCCCGGTCGGCAGTGCGGTGTCTATCCGTATGAAGGGAGAAGACATTGATAAACTGCAAAACATGACAGCTAAAGTCAAAGAAATGGTTGCGGCGACCCCCGGAGCTGTAGATGTGACCGATAATATGGGAATGCAAAGCTATAATCTGAATTTCCAAGTCAATCCACAAGCATTGGATAAATATCGGGTTAGCTATTCCAATTTGACACGTACGCTGCTGTTAATGGGTGACGGAGTTAATGTAACGGATTTTGATACAGGTAAGGAACTACTGGATATCAATATATACATGAATAAACCAAACGATGATCCTGAGGTATTGTTCCAGCAATTAAGTGTAACCAATGCGGCAAAAGAGCAAATTCCCTTATCCCAGTTAGTCACGATGAAACCGGACTTTTCCATTCAGCAAATCCACCGCTATGATTTGGAGCGGACAGTAACGATCTCAGCCAATGCAAATGGGCGTACGGCTACAGAACTTACTAATGACATCCGTAGCAAACTAACCCATACACAGTTTGAACCAGGCTATACCTGGGAGATGGGCGGAGAAACATCCGCGCAATCTGATATTTTTACAGATCTGGGCAAGTTAGCTATTATTGTTGTGTTTCTCATCCTGCTCTTGATCACGATGCAGTTTTACTCCGTCTCCACACCGTTCATTATTATGACCACTGTGTATCTGGCAGCGGCAGGCGGAATTCTTGGAAGCTTTATTTCAGGCATGCCAATTGGATTCATGAGTATTATGGGTATCATTTCACTGGCCGGTATCGTCGTGCGCAACGGTATTGTGTTGATAGAGTTTATTGAAGATGCGCGGCGTGAAGGAGCCGAACTGACAGACGCAATTCTTATGGCATGTTCTGCCCGTTTCCGTCCGATCTTGCTTACTTCGCTAACTGCGATTGTGGGTATGATCCCTATTGCCACAATAGGGGAAATCCTCTTCAAACCGTTGGCAACGACCATTATTTTTGGACTGATCTTTTCGACCATTTTAACCTTGTTTGTTGTACCGACTCTGTATATGGTCGTAGCTCATCTGAAGCTGAAGCGGAAGCAGAAGCAGGAAAAGTCTATAAATACCGATAGCTCATTGACCATGTAG
- a CDS encoding MarR family winged helix-turn-helix transcriptional regulator — MVNIDANIIADMRRFNRFYTNLLGVLDRHVLDSGYSFTEARVIIEIGLIEPCIANTLVESLQIDRSYMSRIIAKFCKEGFLVKENSTLDNRTNLIRLTPKGKTFYNQLNERSDEQILRLVQGLSEEEITELHASMLLIQKKLDISERIQNDTI; from the coding sequence ATGGTCAATATCGATGCTAATATCATAGCGGATATGAGGCGTTTTAATCGGTTCTATACGAATTTACTTGGTGTTTTAGACAGACATGTGCTGGATAGCGGATATTCCTTTACCGAGGCACGTGTCATTATAGAGATCGGGTTGATCGAACCGTGTATTGCGAATACTCTGGTCGAATCTCTTCAAATTGATCGCAGCTATATGAGCAGGATCATTGCTAAATTTTGCAAAGAGGGCTTTCTTGTTAAGGAAAATTCAACGTTGGATAATAGAACAAATCTAATTCGTCTGACACCCAAAGGAAAAACGTTCTACAACCAATTGAATGAAAGATCTGATGAACAAATTCTAAGATTAGTTCAAGGACTTTCAGAAGAAGAGATTACAGAATTACATGCATCTATGTTGTTAATTCAGAAGAAATTGGATATTTCGGAGAGGATACAGAATGATACGATTTGA
- a CDS encoding helix-turn-helix transcriptional regulator has protein sequence MNEMKEDKYVIGEQQFSIHHIYRTGFTVMPRPHVHDNYELYFLLQGERIYFMNGKVYTARKGDLIFILPHDLHSTASTQLEETERILIHFSPTFLPQQDHDILDLPPYQQSALLRLPAREQVEVERLFLQMNTECRNKQPLHDRCVQHLLLEMLILVHRSEAAERSELVSSHPMHQKITEISSFIQDHFNEPLTLEQVAACFFISPAYLSRIFLKLTGFHFSEYIRVVRVRAAQTRLRTTKDKIQHIAEDVGFGHASHFNKIFKKITGLSPLQYRKQVR, from the coding sequence ATGAATGAAATGAAGGAAGACAAATATGTCATCGGAGAACAACAATTCTCCATTCATCACATCTACCGTACCGGCTTCACCGTTATGCCCAGACCTCATGTTCATGACAATTATGAGCTGTATTTTTTGCTGCAGGGCGAACGCATCTACTTTATGAACGGCAAGGTATACACCGCTCGCAAGGGCGATCTGATATTCATCCTCCCTCATGACTTACACTCTACCGCCAGTACACAATTGGAGGAAACAGAACGCATTTTGATTCATTTTTCCCCGACGTTTCTCCCACAGCAGGATCATGACATTCTGGATCTACCGCCGTACCAGCAATCTGCATTGCTTCGCTTACCGGCTAGAGAGCAAGTCGAAGTTGAACGGCTGTTCCTACAAATGAATACCGAATGTAGGAATAAGCAGCCTCTGCATGACCGCTGTGTACAGCATTTGCTGCTGGAAATGCTTATCCTGGTGCACCGATCGGAAGCGGCCGAGCGTAGTGAACTTGTTTCCTCTCATCCCATGCATCAGAAAATCACAGAAATCTCGTCTTTTATTCAGGACCATTTCAATGAGCCGTTAACTCTCGAACAAGTGGCCGCCTGCTTTTTTATTAGTCCGGCTTACCTAAGCCGCATCTTTCTGAAATTGACTGGCTTTCATTTCAGCGAGTACATCCGCGTAGTGAGGGTCAGGGCGGCTCAAACCAGACTGCGAACTACCAAAGACAAAATCCAGCACATTGCGGAGGATGTCGGCTTCGGTCATGCCTCACATTTTAATAAAATCTTTAAAAAAATAACCGGACTCTCCCCTCTTCAATACCGTAAACAGGTTCGATAG
- a CDS encoding threonine aldolase family protein yields MIRFECDYTEGAHERILKRLLETNEEQTPGYGVDDHCEKAKSYIKKACDSENADVHFLVGGTQTNTTVISSILRPHQGVIAATSGHIAVHETGAIEATGHKVLTLPSEDGKIRGEQVKELYDAHWSDSAPEHCVQPGMVYISQPTENGTIYSRSELEVLSKVCREYGLPLFIDGARLGYGLVAEDSDASLADIAKLCDVFYIGGTKIGAMMGEAVVILNDALKQDFRYMIKQKGGLLAKGRMLGIQFETLFEDGLYFEISKHAIDMAMLLQKGLSEQGFSFQYHSTTNQQFPIIADRILQALSEKYTYSFWEKTDDTHTAVRFCTSWATKKENIEMLLQDIKALQ; encoded by the coding sequence ATGATACGATTTGAATGCGACTATACCGAAGGTGCTCATGAGCGTATTTTAAAGCGACTACTGGAGACGAATGAGGAACAAACCCCAGGCTATGGTGTGGACGATCATTGTGAAAAAGCCAAATCTTATATTAAAAAAGCATGTGACTCCGAAAATGCGGATGTACACTTTTTGGTTGGAGGTACACAGACCAATACAACGGTCATTTCTTCGATTTTGCGTCCGCATCAAGGTGTCATTGCGGCAACTTCTGGGCATATTGCTGTGCATGAGACCGGAGCAATTGAGGCTACTGGACATAAAGTACTGACATTGCCAAGCGAGGATGGGAAAATCCGGGGTGAACAGGTAAAGGAACTGTACGACGCTCACTGGAGTGATTCTGCTCCTGAGCATTGTGTACAGCCCGGGATGGTTTATATTTCTCAACCGACCGAGAATGGAACGATCTATAGCCGATCGGAGCTGGAAGTGTTAAGTAAAGTCTGTCGTGAATATGGTTTACCGCTGTTTATAGATGGAGCCCGCTTAGGCTATGGTTTGGTTGCAGAGGATAGTGATGCATCTTTGGCAGATATAGCCAAGCTGTGCGATGTGTTTTATATAGGCGGCACTAAAATTGGAGCAATGATGGGCGAAGCCGTAGTTATCCTAAATGATGCTTTGAAACAAGATTTCAGATACATGATCAAGCAAAAAGGAGGGCTGCTGGCTAAGGGGAGAATGCTGGGCATTCAGTTTGAAACGCTGTTTGAAGACGGTTTATACTTTGAGATTTCCAAACACGCCATAGATATGGCCATGCTGCTGCAAAAAGGATTATCCGAGCAAGGATTTTCTTTCCAATATCATTCAACAACCAATCAGCAGTTTCCGATTATTGCAGATCGTATATTACAGGCATTGAGCGAAAAATATACTTACTCCTTTTGGGAAAAGACTGATGATACCCATACTGCTGTTCGATTCTGCACCAGTTGGGCCACAAAGAAAGAAAATATTGAAATGCTGCTACAGGATATCAAAGCATTACAATAA
- a CDS encoding macrolide family glycosyltransferase, which translates to MARVLVVITPAEGHVNPSLGLIKQLVDRGEEVDYVCSEEFGTRIQQTGANLITYPFSVDAFIHNPVLKPAEYKHHYQFVNMIVKGLIEPIIPKVMKAIENKVYDYLIYDYLMGWGGKIIAERLGIPAVCTVCSFAFVEPLGSDQGGDDHDIKVRALYDDTMKVVHQLAEEFQVTVPAIDELDSHSHSLKVVYTSRYFQPQAEKLDDSYIFAGPSIVPRKDAPSFPFDQLRALYPQVVYISLGTILNRDLEFYKLCFEAFRDLPVQFVLSSGQYAEMELLADGIPDNFMIKPYIPQLEMLQRVDAFITHGGMNSASEALYYNVPMVLVPMTSDQPLVANRVQELGAGIAVNKNELTPAILKAALVEVLNQAIYKQQAHVIGESLRKAGGYTYAVDAIMSRFSTIKK; encoded by the coding sequence ATGGCACGTGTGTTGGTTGTGATCACGCCTGCTGAAGGCCATGTTAACCCGTCATTAGGATTAATTAAGCAATTGGTCGATAGGGGAGAGGAAGTAGATTATGTGTGTTCAGAGGAATTTGGTACGAGAATTCAACAAACGGGAGCAAACCTGATCACCTATCCATTTAGTGTGGATGCATTTATTCACAATCCTGTATTAAAGCCGGCTGAATATAAACATCATTATCAATTCGTGAATATGATCGTTAAAGGTTTGATTGAACCGATTATTCCAAAGGTTATGAAAGCAATTGAAAATAAGGTATATGATTATTTGATTTATGACTATTTGATGGGGTGGGGAGGCAAAATTATAGCAGAGAGGCTGGGAATACCTGCGGTATGTACGGTCTGTTCGTTTGCTTTCGTAGAGCCTCTGGGTTCTGATCAAGGCGGGGATGATCATGACATAAAAGTGAGAGCGCTTTATGATGATACGATGAAAGTAGTACATCAATTAGCTGAGGAGTTTCAGGTTACCGTCCCTGCTATTGATGAACTCGATTCACATTCCCACAGCCTAAAGGTCGTATATACAAGCCGTTATTTTCAACCGCAAGCTGAAAAGCTGGATGACAGCTATATTTTTGCAGGTCCATCTATTGTACCACGTAAAGATGCGCCCTCTTTTCCGTTCGACCAGCTTCGTGCTTTGTATCCGCAGGTTGTTTATATATCATTGGGAACCATTCTTAATAGAGATTTGGAATTTTACAAGCTTTGCTTTGAAGCATTTCGTGATTTGCCTGTGCAATTTGTACTTTCATCAGGCCAATATGCGGAGATGGAGTTATTGGCGGATGGTATCCCGGACAATTTTATGATCAAGCCCTATATTCCGCAGTTGGAAATGCTCCAGCGTGTAGATGCATTTATCACACATGGGGGAATGAACAGTGCAAGCGAAGCCTTGTATTACAACGTGCCGATGGTTCTGGTTCCCATGACATCGGATCAGCCGCTTGTGGCCAATCGGGTCCAAGAACTGGGAGCAGGGATTGCTGTGAATAAAAATGAGCTTACTCCTGCTATCTTAAAAGCTGCTTTGGTAGAGGTTTTAAATCAAGCCATCTATAAACAACAGGCGCATGTAATTGGCGAATCACTCCGTAAGGCTGGCGGTTATACGTATGCGGTCGATGCAATTATGAGTCGTTTCTCTACTATAAAAAAATAG
- a CDS encoding pectinesterase family protein → MSKQRTWRKVLCNVVVGSMLLTLCPPLIQAETAVGTEMGKVEKVENIATNIPAFPGAEGGGKYVTGGRGGEVYEVTTLADYGKGEQVIPGSLRAAVSSDNRTVVFRVGGTIHLKEPLKILGNNLTVAGQTAPGDGITVSDYTTGIDADNVILRYLRFRLTDRYPSEDDALGSRYHKNIMIDHCSFSWSVDEVLSLYDNVNTTVQWSIASESMLMTTHQKGRHGYGGIWGGRNSTYHHNLLAHNASRNPRFPTDKKQIDAVEMTNNVIYNWGFFSSYGGGEGSYNVLNNYYKYGPNTYKDVRGQIFVDVGSKKYKTRMFIGGNYMYGNESVTKDNWQLGTSIGSIIDPSTRLAEPIEVRGEYDNGISPDAYGPYQAADAQTAYTEVLAGSGATLPRRDAVDARIMNDVKNGTGAFINSPREAGWIYDDYSVTTTELTDSDHDGIPDEWERAHGLDPNNADDRNGQELAGTGEYAHFAKGYTNLEVYLNDLIEKLSNGSEVDNPEAFVQVSDEGGRSLKHNDILEAGRDATITATAKDQDGIAHVEFVIDGKLAGKVEGAPYQISWNHVTDGTHYIIARVTDRKGTATFSNPVTIHVNTTAPTGNWLSEEVGSDGNDGYIKGHTQVLKEDANSSSIRLKSAGDIDGKADLFHYAYQKWEGDGEITARVEKITPVDDNAEAGVMIRESLKPGSKMAFMSLAFVKYGKQGILISRDQTDGKTTRASMETFIPTPYSVRLVRQGQKLTGWVSADGVTNWEKVGETVIDLPDYQPLLFGLATDASKQQNEVWNYNTSEFSNVKVRKLTDSGGTSPTSVVVSTYGPADYISLQAAIDAVPDNSNTRTVIHLKNGTYREKIKVNSSKKNLSIIGEDRDKTIIAFDDTAKTVVDGKELGTSNSYTMRVQSPDFVLENVTVANTEGTGQVQAVALYAEGDRGKYHNVKITGLQDTLLVNRGRQYFKDSYISGSVDFIFGNAPAVFDNSIIHSLRAGYVTAASTEENQPGFVFTQCRLTTEAGLTGKVDLGRPWRPYAHVTFLKTYMDDHIKPGGWNNWGKESNEQTARFGEYDNFGPGAESSGRVPWAKQLTADEANQYTVEAVLSGTDHWNWRL, encoded by the coding sequence ATGAGCAAGCAGCGTACATGGAGAAAGGTGCTATGTAATGTGGTTGTGGGTTCAATGTTGTTGACCTTGTGCCCACCATTGATCCAAGCAGAGACTGCGGTAGGGACAGAGATGGGGAAAGTGGAGAAAGTAGAAAATATAGCGACGAATATCCCGGCGTTTCCGGGGGCTGAAGGTGGCGGTAAATATGTTACCGGTGGACGCGGAGGTGAAGTATACGAAGTTACCACGCTGGCAGACTACGGCAAAGGTGAGCAGGTGATCCCCGGATCTCTTCGTGCAGCGGTCAGCTCCGATAATCGGACGGTCGTATTCCGGGTGGGTGGAACCATTCATCTGAAGGAGCCACTTAAAATCCTGGGCAACAACCTGACGGTTGCAGGTCAGACAGCTCCTGGCGATGGTATAACTGTAAGCGATTACACGACAGGGATTGATGCAGATAACGTTATTCTCCGTTACCTGCGTTTTCGATTAACCGACCGTTATCCCAGTGAGGATGACGCATTAGGATCCAGATATCATAAAAACATTATGATTGATCACTGTTCCTTTAGCTGGTCTGTGGATGAGGTACTGAGTCTGTACGATAACGTAAATACGACGGTACAATGGTCCATTGCGTCCGAAAGTATGCTAATGACCACGCACCAAAAAGGTCGCCACGGCTATGGCGGCATATGGGGTGGTCGAAATTCCACCTATCATCATAACTTGTTGGCACACAATGCAAGCCGCAACCCGCGTTTCCCAACCGATAAAAAACAAATCGACGCTGTGGAAATGACCAATAATGTCATTTATAACTGGGGATTTTTCTCTTCCTATGGCGGCGGTGAAGGATCGTATAATGTGCTGAATAACTATTATAAGTATGGCCCCAACACATATAAAGACGTTCGCGGTCAAATCTTTGTAGACGTGGGAAGTAAAAAATATAAAACACGCATGTTTATTGGTGGCAACTACATGTACGGCAACGAATCGGTTACTAAGGACAACTGGCAGCTTGGAACATCCATTGGATCGATTATTGACCCTTCCACTCGTTTGGCAGAGCCGATTGAAGTCAGAGGGGAATACGACAACGGAATTTCACCAGATGCGTATGGACCATATCAGGCGGCAGATGCGCAGACCGCATATACTGAGGTGCTCGCCGGCTCAGGAGCCACACTGCCAAGAAGAGATGCGGTGGACGCTCGAATTATGAATGATGTGAAGAATGGAACGGGTGCGTTTATCAACTCCCCGCGTGAAGCAGGCTGGATTTACGATGATTATAGCGTAACCACCACGGAGCTTACTGACAGTGATCATGATGGTATACCGGATGAATGGGAACGCGCTCATGGGCTGGACCCCAATAATGCTGACGACCGCAACGGTCAGGAGCTTGCCGGTACAGGCGAGTATGCTCATTTTGCCAAGGGCTATACGAATTTAGAGGTTTATTTAAATGATCTCATTGAGAAGCTGTCCAATGGCAGTGAGGTGGATAATCCGGAGGCCTTCGTTCAGGTATCGGATGAAGGTGGACGTTCACTGAAGCATAACGATATTTTGGAAGCCGGACGTGATGCGACCATAACTGCAACGGCCAAGGATCAAGATGGCATTGCTCACGTTGAATTTGTCATTGACGGTAAACTTGCTGGAAAAGTAGAGGGTGCGCCTTATCAAATCAGTTGGAATCATGTGACGGACGGCACCCATTACATTATTGCACGGGTGACAGACCGCAAGGGGACTGCTACATTTTCCAATCCTGTCACCATCCATGTCAACACGACTGCACCAACGGGGAACTGGCTCAGCGAAGAGGTTGGCTCTGATGGTAACGATGGCTATATCAAAGGGCATACTCAGGTATTAAAAGAAGATGCAAACAGCAGCAGTATCCGACTGAAATCGGCGGGGGATATTGACGGAAAAGCTGATCTTTTCCATTATGCTTATCAGAAATGGGAGGGAGACGGTGAAATTACAGCTCGTGTGGAGAAGATTACCCCTGTGGATGATAATGCCGAGGCAGGGGTAATGATTCGTGAATCGCTGAAGCCTGGATCAAAAATGGCCTTTATGTCTTTAGCATTTGTTAAATATGGTAAACAGGGGATTCTTATCAGTCGTGATCAAACAGATGGTAAAACCACGCGTGCGTCAATGGAGACGTTTATTCCAACGCCATATTCGGTTCGTCTTGTGCGACAGGGGCAAAAGCTTACCGGATGGGTATCCGCAGACGGTGTGACGAACTGGGAGAAGGTTGGTGAAACCGTTATAGATTTGCCGGATTATCAACCGCTATTGTTCGGGTTAGCTACTGATGCATCCAAACAACAAAATGAAGTGTGGAATTACAATACGTCGGAATTCAGCAATGTTAAGGTCCGCAAGCTAACAGACTCAGGAGGAACTTCTCCCACTAGTGTGGTTGTATCGACCTATGGCCCTGCTGACTACATCTCTCTCCAGGCAGCTATTGATGCAGTCCCTGACAACAGCAACACAAGGACTGTTATCCATCTCAAAAACGGTACGTACCGTGAAAAAATAAAGGTGAATTCCTCCAAAAAAAATCTGAGTATTATCGGGGAAGATCGGGATAAAACGATCATTGCTTTTGATGATACGGCCAAGACCGTAGTGGACGGAAAAGAATTAGGAACGAGCAATAGCTATACTATGCGTGTGCAAAGTCCTGACTTTGTGTTGGAAAATGTGACGGTCGCCAACACAGAAGGGACCGGGCAGGTGCAGGCTGTAGCGTTATATGCCGAAGGTGATCGTGGAAAGTATCACAATGTCAAAATTACTGGCCTACAGGATACACTGCTCGTGAACCGTGGCAGACAATATTTTAAGGACAGTTACATCAGTGGCAGTGTAGATTTTATATTTGGCAATGCCCCTGCCGTGTTTGATAATTCGATCATACACAGCCTGCGTGCCGGATACGTAACAGCCGCTTCAACGGAAGAGAACCAGCCAGGTTTTGTATTTACTCAGTGTCGTCTGACAACCGAAGCTGGCTTGACAGGCAAGGTGGATCTTGGGCGACCATGGCGTCCTTACGCACATGTTACTTTTTTGAAAACCTATATGGATGACCATATCAAGCCAGGTGGTTGGAACAATTGGGGTAAGGAATCCAATGAGCAGACTGCAAGATTTGGAGAGTACGATAACTTTGGACCAGGTGCAGAAAGCAGCGGGCGTGTACCTTGGGCCAAACAGCTTACGGCTGACGAAGCAAACCAGTACACTGTTGAAGCTGTTCTGAGCGGGACAGATCATTGGAATTGGCGTCTATAA